The Epinephelus fuscoguttatus linkage group LG7, E.fuscoguttatus.final_Chr_v1 DNA window AGCTCTCCAACACCTCTTCTGGCATCCTGTTGCTAGGGGAGATTTTAATAAGTCTGGTGATATTCTACAGTAGCAGTTCTCTGACATTGCCccattgaaatattttttactgCCTGGTGTACTGCAGGCATGCTCTTTGTTTTTCCTACAGAGCACTGTGAATGGATGGTGATTGTTAAATACAGTGTTTTCGCTGCCTGTCTGACTGAAAGGTGGTCCGCCTATGTATTATTGGCTGCTGGCTTGGTTGAGAATTCTGACAAACAGGTTTTTTGTGCCTTCAGTCAGTGACTGTTTGGATGCATTTGCACCAAGCATGCACATGTTACAGGCTAGGTTAGGTAAAGCTAGATTGCGATGTGAGTCATGATTGCAGAGAGAGTGGTAATTTTGCGTCTCATTTTGactaaaagacatttaaaatcatTGTGATTTTTGCTGGCATTTGGACTGAACAAGCATGTTCTGTTACGTCTGGAAAATAATTTGTTGGTTGGGGAAATCTGTTGCACCACAATGCTTAATTTAATATGGTATGTTGTGGcacattttacatgtattaaaaTTTGCAGCTCCTGCCATACTGCAATTTTGATAATATTCCCAATAATTGCACAGCCCTAGTTATTGTGGTTACTGCAGTGGCAAAAGGCATATCTGCCTCTATTAGTAttgaacattttcaaacaataaCTGGccctaaaaaaataaactgtttgtctAAATTAATGCTCTAAGtttgattttaattaaaataaagaagaTAGCAGTGTTCTTTAATAAAAGGCCAAgaacagaggagaaagagagatgatTGACTATAACAGACTATTCTAACATCTTAGGTCTACAGAAATAACTCTGTGACTAGAGAGGGGTGAGCCATTATACAAGGCTGAAATGTTGAGGACTTGCCTAATAAGTAAAGATTAACTTGAGTctgatatttattttcttcacatCTAACAATCGGCACAGTAAACAAAGGGCATGTAGCTTTGAACCAGAATGACCCAAAAGCCGTAGCTGGCTTATAAACACACCTGATGCGATGTTAAGTGTACTACATGATCCCTCACATCATGTTAATTTCATAAAGCCACTCAGAAAGTGCACATGCAAACTGTGTATGCCTCTCATGCCATATACATTACACCACTTTGTCTCAGAAAAAAAAGGGTAAAGCCTTGATAAAAGACATTGAAAACATTCAATAAAGCTTGGATAGTTTACTCAGACAGGGGCTTTATCATTCCAGGTGGGAGCCGGTGCCATTGGCTGCGAGCTGCTGAAAAACTTTGCCATGATCGGACTGGCGAGTGGGGACGGCGTTGTCATTGTGACAGACATGGACACCATAGAGAAGTCCAACCTCAACAGACAGTTCCTCTTCAGACCTTCAGACGTCACGGTCAGTATCATTTTTGCTCAGCCCTGTCTGGTGGTAAATATGAAGTAGGCGGTGCACATAAGTTTGCCGTCTATCGATTGAATTTGATATTTCCGAGCAGCGCTGCGTATGGATTTCCTGCTCATTGTAACTGCTCCTGAGTGCACGCACTCTAACTGCTGCTGATGGATAATGTCATGATACAAGAGTTAATAGAGGAACAGAAGGCCTGAGGTCATAATCACTCATTGTCGACGTGTTAGAGTATTGGTTATTACATGTGGTGCTAAATTAAATGCAGCGACCTTTCAAGGAGCAGATTGGTATTGGAACACTATATCAATAATAGTATGACATTGTTTGCCTCAGTTTATTCAAGGGTGACAtcatttcacaaaataaattTTGTCTAGAGGAACCCACAGCTGTCAGACATGCTGGAGGCTGTAATCACTGTTGAAGTGCCTTTTATTGATGGTTCCTTCATTAGAAAGGACTACACAGAAAGTAGAGTCAAGAGTATTTTTGTGTTGACAAATACGACCACTGCACTGGTTTCCTGCTGATCAGTTGCAGTACTGATGTCAGTTTTTTAACAGAAAGTGAAAAGGTCACTGTTTAAATCTGTATGTATGTGGTAACAGAAAATGAAGAGTGAGACggcagctgctgcagtgaaGCAGATGAACCCCTCCATCAAGATCACAGGCCACCAGAACAGGGTGGGCCCCGACACAGAGAGGATCTACGACGATGACTTCTTTGAAAGCCTTGACGGAGTGGCCAATGCACTGGACAATGTTGACGCACGTAAGAGACACAAACTTCAAATCATGTGGGATCTTGACATTTGAAACCAAACATTTTATTGAAGCTCTGACGTCCTGTGTTTGCACCCTTTGTGCAGGTATGTACATGGATCGGAGGTGTGTGTACTACCGTAAACCCTTACTGGAGTCTGGTACCCTGGGTACCAAAGGCAATGTCCAGGTTGTGATCCCCTTCCTCACAGAGTCCTACAGCTCCAGCCAAGACCCACCTGAGAAGTCCATCCCCATCTGTACCCTCAAGAATTTCCCAAATGCCAttgaacacacactgcaggtgaGTAGGCATACACTAAACTTCCTTTAGTTTCAACACTGGACTTCTGATTTAGTGAACTAAGTGTCTCATCTGTTCTCAATAACGCTTTCTTTTCAGTGGGCTCGCGATGAGTTTGAGGGACTATTCAAACAGCCACCAGAGAACGCCATGCAGTACCTCTCGTAAGCGGCCTTTCCTGTCATACCAAAGTAAACGTGATATAGCATGATCCCCCTAATTCTAGAGTTTGATATTAAGAAGCTTCTGTGGTACTTCAGACTATATTTAAACGGTGAAAAAAGAAATCCTATGCTTACAGTGATTCGTGATGAACACTAAGTGACAGCTCTTCACATGTTTGCAAGCAGCTCATGAGATTTCTGATCATTGTCCTTGCAGAGATCCTAAATTCATGGAGCGTACTCTGAAGCTCCCCGGCGCTCAGCCTGTGGAGGTGCTGGAGGCTGTTTACAAGAGTCTTGTCACAGACTGCCCCCACAGCTGGGCAGACTGTGTCGCCTGGGCACGCAACCACTGGCAGTGTCAATACAGCAACAACATCCGCCAGCTACTGCACAACTTCCCCCCAGATCAGGTACATATTGAGTTGACTGCATGATGGATATCACATCTGACTGTGAATGCTTATGTTTTGGTCTGGGGTCCCTCCTCCATTTTCACGTGGACTCAGAACAttgccttttattttgtaattctCTGAAATGCTACCCGAATGTAGTCATTAGATGTTTCAAACTCCGATGATGATCCAGCCATGCTAATACTGATACACCAGGGAGACGCAGTGTGTCTGCCTGGGTGTAAGTGAGTGCAACTCACCTTCTCACGCTGATGGTATCAGTGTGTGCTGAGGAGAAAtataaatgttcatttttaaatatgacTTCTTTGCTGTTCTTAATAGAGCTTTACcagactcagaattatgtcagtcgaatcagattCGGCTGCTCAATACGAATATTCGACTATTAGAGTTGTAGAATGTAGAATGTAGTAGCCAAGCTAACTATGCAAACGACAGATTGGaactgtgcaacatttttttttttgcctgcactagatatcaaacaaaagccagagactgagCCCTAGTAGGTTGcagtgagctgtaaattcaccacttctaagcagaaggcaggaGATAATTTAACCTTGTAGCCTGATGACTCAAGCCCCTCTTCCTCTGGGCAGCTGCCACTGTGTACGCAGCAGCTTGTACTGAGCTTAGAAGAGAagagtgctcactctgcagctaaatctgtgGGACCAAAATGTGCCCAGAAGTATACTGCACACTCACTGCcaataaaaaatgaaaggacGACCATTAGACTTGAGACTATCTCGGTCAACTGAGGTTCTCCGACTGATGATTCCACCCTCTGACTTTCAGGGAGCAGCTCCGCTCTTAAAAGAGCCCCAAAGAGCAGCAATATCTGGGCTCTGTTTGTGATGTTGCTAAGTATTCATAGTAGTGACACAGAGTGATTAAGGTGTGTTCAGCTCTAAGCAGTTGATGTATATAACAGTGACATAGATATAGGGGGAGGAGATTAAATGCATGACTTTTATCACTCCTGCTGTTTGACTCATCTGCAGCTAAACTGCTTTCATTCCTCAGAACTCCTCTGCATTCATCACATCAGACAAAATCTCCCAGCCTATCCCTTTATTGCACACATTACACtggtgtgtgcgtgcgtgtgtgcgcttgAATTAAGAGTGTTGTAAAATGGTTTAACACCATGGTATGAACAAGGCTTTAGGCCTGAAATAGACGAGCAATCACAGATGGGTGTTCTCTTGCCTTTTACTGACATCATGAGCTCAGTTTTGTCATTGAGATGCTGCGAATGAGGAAGTTAGTATGTTGAGTTTCTTCGTATTAAGCTTCACCCCTAACACATCAATTTATTATTTGTGGCTTTCAGCTCACCAGCTCTGGTGCCCCCTTCTGGTCTGGACCAAAGAGATGTCCTCACCCCCTAGATTTCAGCACTAGCAATGTAAGTATCATGTTACGTACACCTACTTGACCATTTTTGGCTCTGCACTCATCTATCAAGTCTCAGGATACTGACTGGAGTGCTCTCTTCTGTAGGAGCTGCACATGGACTATATAGTGGCAGGAGCCAACCTTTATGCCCAGACGTACGGCCTGCAAGGCAGCACTGATCGTGCAGGCGTGATCAAGATCTTGCAGGAGGTCAAGGTGCCGCCCTTCACCCCTCGCTCAGGGGTTAAAATCCATGTGTCTGATCAGGAGCTGCAGAATAGCAATTCCTCTGTTGGTAAGACGGCAAATCTTTGCATATGTAACAAAGCATTTAAAGtcataaatcatgtttttggaAATCTGCAGCTAAAGAATGTTATGTGAATTATACTTGTTGGTAATAGCTTGAATATTGAAGTCGTGGGTCATGTTATGACACATGTTTAACTGATCTCTTTGTATCTAGATGACTCCAGACTGGAAGAGCTGAAGGTCCAGCTGCCTTCCCCTGAGTCTTCCAACTTCAAACTGTGCGCCATTGAGTTTGAGAAGGTACAAAATCTTCCCCCCTCTGTTTATATTCCCCTCTACTATACTATTAAAGCTTGGACATtcggggtgtgccatatcatctcattcACAATAATAGCCATATagtttttaatatgatatgaaatattCATGTTGTAGTACTTGGCGATTCTGACTTGTAGACATGTAACGGCAataacaagcatggctgaaagcgaaacaATTACAGACTCTGCGGTGGTTCCTAAAAGatgagcagcttcagtagtgtggaataaactggcgccctaaatgttttatgaacagccccggacttctcagattCTTTTAGCGAGTAACTGCTTAGAGGGAAATCATTTGGTgactcctccagcagcagcacagcgtctctccctctcctctctcgccatgCACACACGGATGTCTgtgtcatcaagtgattttgccataaacctttggtaatgtaaacctctGTGATGCTCGGCTCGACAAAAAAACTatgtatatgtgaatgtgcagtAGCTATTGTATCACAACAGCCTGccacaggttacagtgtgatgattagcTGAGACATGGTCGAgtataaaggtccaggtggagaaaaacaaatatcttagacatttaggattttgctaaaagaaggaaatcgcCTATtgatgtacatatatatattgatcCCAGGGGAcactttttgtatttgggagctgttttagtgtaatttgtggtagattttattttcttgaagtattaatattgtatacagaatctgaatctcactctgagttctTACAAATGTAAGAAATCAGACcaattttgtttagtttttactgaatatttgaaggaaaACCGTTTTATTGACATATAAAACTATATCGCTTATTTTGTTGCAGTTCTATGATCTTAAATTAATAAGATTTTTTAACTAGTCTGTCACAACGTCAAGAATATCTTAATTGCAAAAATACCcgtaatattgtgatattattttagggccatatcatCCACCCTATTGGACATATTTTCTGTGGACTTAGACCAAACGTGCATGCGGTTTCTGTCATAATACGATCAAGGGTCTGTGTTGCTTTCGTATTCCACACATGCGCATTTCTCAATCCACACTCCATTGCATGTGATTGCTGTGATGTACCATAACATTTGGCAACTGCCACAAAAAATCAAGAAAAGGAAGCATGCGCATTAGGAAAGAAAATGGCAACTTCACAACAGCGAGAAGatctcctgtgtttgttgtttttagctgaacaaaaaaaacacaaaagagaaaacatcatgTGCAACTGCTTAACAAGAATAAGACCATTGATAGGGAATACAGTACATTGGTGCAAGAGCTGAGCATCAGTGAGGAGAGGTAACTGGATCATGTGCAGTTGGCATGCTTGCTATGTGAACAGACAGTGCAGTCCGTGCAGACGTGCGGCAGACGACTTTAACATCACATGGACATGAAAAGTTTGAATTGGCCTTAAGTCTGCAGTGCAACCTCAACCTGCTCTAACTGTATTCCTGTTTTTGTGACGGTTGTGTGTACTGTGTTAACAGGATGATGACACCAACTTCCACATGGACTTCATCGTAGCAGCATCCAATCTGAGAGCAGAGAACTACGACATTCCCCCCACAGACAGGCACAAGGTGACGACACAGATTTCTATGGCGTTGACTTTTGCTTAACCGATGTTGTTTAACTCCCTGAAATAATAACTAACTTTGTTCTCTTTCTATCACCATCCAATACAGAGCAAACTCATAGCTGGCAAGATCATTCCTGCTATCGCCACTACCACGGCCGCAGTGGTGGGCTTGGTGTGCCTGGAGCTCATCAAGATTGTCCAAGGACACAAGAAGCTGGAATCATTCAAGAACGGCTTCATGAATTTGGCCCTGCCTTTCTTTGCCTTCTCTGAGCCCATCGCTGCTCCCACACACAAGGTACGAAGCTGCACAGGTGTTCGAACTGTGGAATATATTTTTACACCATTACTCTGTATGTTAGGAGTCACATCTGAAATGCTACCCAAATGTAGTCATTGCGTAAGTTGAGCTCCGATGACGATCCAGCCATGCTAATACTGATACACCAGGCAGATGCAGTGCGTCTGCCTGGGTGTAATGAGTGCAACTCACCTTCTCACACTGGTGGTATCAGTGTGTGCTGAGGAGATAGTAAAATATGTTCATGTATTGTAGAAAAGAGCAGCAATAACTGGTCGCTGTATTTCTGGCATCAATCCTTCCTCTTTGTTTTCTCAGTACTATGAAATTGATTGGACGTTGTGGGATCGCTTCGAGGTCACAGGGTTGCAGCCCAATGGGGAGGAGATGACACTCCGGCAGTTCCTGGATTACTTTAAAGTACGTCTTCATTGAGTCATCTCTTCACTTTGCCGCCACTTTGTCTCTGGCATACAATCAGCTAacccctttttttgtttgtctgtttttgtcagaATGAGCATAGGTTGGAGATCACCATGCTTTCTCAGGGAGTGTCCATGCTCTATTCCTTCTTCATGCCTGCTGCCAAACTCAAAGAGAGACTGGACCTGCCGTGAGTATATTGTCAAGATGATCGTCTACTTTTTTTTTCGTCTACGTTTTTATTCGCGGTCGTAACTGTGTTCTTCTGTGTTCTGCAGGATGACAGAGATTGTCACGAAGGTGTCCAAAAAGAAGCTGGGCAAGCATGTGAAAGCCCTCGTGTTTGAGCTCTGCTGTAACGACCTAACAGATGAAGACGTGGAAGTGCCCTATGTCAGATACACCATTCGCTGAGCCCCGCACTGAACCCACCCACAAGGAGGGTGGGGATTGCAGAGGGGAGACGGGGGTGGGAGGGGGCGTTCGAAGTGAGGAGTTGTGGTGGGGATTGGGGATGAAGGAGTTGATCCAGATCAGCTCTATTTGATCAATCAGttctgtttttggttgttttttttttaggcctgTGGTTTGTGTAAACCTGTGCCTGAGTGTACATAGCCCCCGTAAGCTGATTTAAGGATACCTGTATGTGTGTTAGGGACCCAGTTGGTGCTCGGCTGTGGGAACAGGGGTGTCACTGGGGGAAGGGAGCATGTATACTGGACTTCTCGATGTCTCTCAGTTGCAGGACCTCTCCGCTCAGTTTGATTCTTAAGCCTTAGTGTTCTCTTGGTACTCCATAGCCCAGCTAGCATCCCTCTGTAACATCCTCAACGTCTTTACTAGCCTTCAGCACTACAGGAGGGATCTTTTAACTCAGCCAActgtctccccctcctctctacTTGCTCTCTTCCCTCCTCTATCCCTGGTCTCGTAGACCCCGTCCCACagtactgttttgtttttcaaagatgCACCTCATTAAATAAAAGAAGTTCAGCCAAGGATCCCACCAAAAATAGCGGCACATGTATTGAGAATCCATCACTGCCCTTAATTCTAACCCCAAATTTAAGATTGTAGAAGCACATGAAGACACAGCTGAACCCGAGTCAACAGCCTCTCCTTACTGGAAAATAATCTGAGCATCTCTCGTCGGCAGATTAGGAACCCTCGCCGGTTTGAGGCGCCCCCCTACACCCACCTCATCTTAGCACTCAGTGGCTGCGGAGGGGCTCTTGCACATGacattgtttttctctttattctctttatatttcatgtgtttttgttaatttctattttattttttggggggtggggaGGGGCAGACAGAGTTTCGGCTCACACACCTTGTAGATCATAAAACTGTCTTCTTTCTACTTTGTTAACTCCAAATGACATTACAGTATAAGAGCGGGGCAATGAGATGTATCTTGAAATGGGAGCACTTAGTGTGATAGtaaataaacatgtaaaaacacatcTGGACTTGTGTGGTTATTTGACTTCTTGTGGGGTagttttgttaaaaatgtagCTGATTAAATGTGTCACTTGTGGTGTTGCACTTTAACCATCAATAGGTGTCAGATActggtgtgtttttcttgtctGACCTTCTGGCTCTTTCATCAGAAGTTTCAATATAGAGCACATCCGGGAAGCACAGTCTGAATCAGCCAAACGCCTACCTGTGAAAAACCCTCATCAGATTCTTCTAATGCAGAAGATGCAAGAAATTATCTGCCAAAACTGATTTTGCAAAACATATCTATACTGATAAATAGAGCACCTGATTATATGTTAAAAGTTTACCCTCACTTCCTCTTGTGTTCCAGCATTTGAGTTACCATAACTCAGTCTGCAGAGCGGTGTAAATTTTCGATCAGTCAGTCAACAGGTTGGAGTTACAAGTGAACGAGCTGAGTTCTGCGCCCTCTGTGAGAAGAGCGGATACATGAATATGTGCAACTCTAAAGGATGTGGTCGGGTGCGAGATGAGGAAGAAAGTGAAGAGGAAGGAGTGCACTGAACTCTGACTCCGAGCTCCCCTGCAAACAGCTCGCACAACTGCACTTTGCCGAGACTGGAGAAAAGACCggcgtgatttttttt harbors:
- the uba1 gene encoding ubiquitin-like modifier-activating enzyme 1 codes for the protein MSSSPLSKKRRLSGTETKTGSHCSSSNSVRTDLSHTPANGMAKNGNDAEIDEGLYSRQLYVLGHEAMKRMQSSNVLISGMRGLGVEIAKNVILGGVRSVTVHDQGVAEWRDLSSQFYLREEDLGKNRAEVSQPRLAELNNYVPVTAYTGALSEEYLTKFQVVVLTNSTLEEQQQLGEFCHSKGIKLVVADTRGLFGQLFCDFGEEMLVFDTNGEQPLSAMISMITKDNPGVVTCLDEARHGFESGDHVTFTEIQGMTELNGCQPVEIKVLGPYTFSICETAGFTDYVRGGIVSQVKMPKKISFKSISSSMAEPEFLITDFAKFERPGQLHVGFQAIHAFQKKHNHLPSPWSQADADELVALAKEVNSAQTGSAKVEQLDEDLLKKLSFVASGDLAPVNAFIGGLAAQEVMKACTGKFMPIMQWLYFDALECLAEEEGVELTEEECAPRNCRYDGQIAVFGSKLQDMLAKQRYFLVGAGAIGCELLKNFAMIGLASGDGVVIVTDMDTIEKSNLNRQFLFRPSDVTKMKSETAAAAVKQMNPSIKITGHQNRVGPDTERIYDDDFFESLDGVANALDNVDARMYMDRRCVYYRKPLLESGTLGTKGNVQVVIPFLTESYSSSQDPPEKSIPICTLKNFPNAIEHTLQWARDEFEGLFKQPPENAMQYLSDPKFMERTLKLPGAQPVEVLEAVYKSLVTDCPHSWADCVAWARNHWQCQYSNNIRQLLHNFPPDQLTSSGAPFWSGPKRCPHPLDFSTSNELHMDYIVAGANLYAQTYGLQGSTDRAGVIKILQEVKVPPFTPRSGVKIHVSDQELQNSNSSVDDSRLEELKVQLPSPESSNFKLCAIEFEKDDDTNFHMDFIVAASNLRAENYDIPPTDRHKSKLIAGKIIPAIATTTAAVVGLVCLELIKIVQGHKKLESFKNGFMNLALPFFAFSEPIAAPTHKYYEIDWTLWDRFEVTGLQPNGEEMTLRQFLDYFKNEHRLEITMLSQGVSMLYSFFMPAAKLKERLDLPMTEIVTKVSKKKLGKHVKALVFELCCNDLTDEDVEVPYVRYTIR